A single region of the Brachypodium distachyon strain Bd21 chromosome 3, Brachypodium_distachyon_v3.0, whole genome shotgun sequence genome encodes:
- the LOC100846527 gene encoding dormancy-associated protein homolog 3, whose translation MGLLDQLWDETVAGPRPDHGLGKLRKYSSFSPSSSSSTAVAAAAPAVTRSITIARPPSLAVPSGESSSVPSSPASVPDSPFAAAATTPRGEGWRALRRKSKMADVVVGAEAAVGPRSPTVYDWVVISSLDR comes from the exons ATGGGCCTCCTCGACCAGCTCTGGGACGAAACGGTGGCCGGCCCAAGGCCGGATCACGGGCTCGGCAAGCTGCGCAAGTACTCCTCTTTCtccccttcgtcttcctcgtcgacggcggtggcggccgccgcgccggcggtgACCCGTAGCATCACGATTGCACGCCCGCCGTCGCTGGCCGTCCCGTCCGGCGAGTCGAGCTCCGTGCCGTCGTCCCCCGCCAGCGTTCCGGACTCCCCGTTCGCTGCAG CTGCTACCACGCCCAGGGGGGAGGGCTGGAGGGCGCTCCGCCGGAAATCCAAGATGGCcgacgtcgtcgtcggggcggaggcggccgtcgGGCCCAGAAGCCCCACCGTGTACGACTG GGTGGTGATCAGTTCGTTGGACCGATGA
- the LOC104583720 gene encoding uncharacterized protein LOC104583720 isoform X2: MSIFRLLGWFVYVLHLHCHDVPAELNCIDLELRRTGGVPFSLVWSTSARLKYLSCIWSARWYKDCHTYAKQGEHPRYIQQWEERTDEVEKRKGRSKERATCFTLAPMSITPSVITISTTRVRSLIL, translated from the exons ATGAGCATCTTCAGACTGCTTGGTTGGTTTGTGTATGTTCTGCATCTACATTGCCATGATGTACCAGCTGAACTAAACTGCATCGATCTTGAGTTGCGGCGGACTGGCGGTGTGCCATTCAGTTTGGTCTGGTCAACCTCTGCTCGGTTAAAGTACTTGTCATGCATCTGGTCGGCTAGATGGTACAAG GATTGTCACACCTACGCGAAGCAGGGTGAACATCCAAGATACATTCAGCAGTGGGAGGAGAGAACAGACGAAGTggagaagagaaaaggaagaagcaaaG AGAGAGCGACCTGTTTCACGCTCGCCCCCATGTCCATAACGCCCTCCGTCATTACAATTTCAACAACCCG GGTGCGGAGTTTGATCCTGTAA
- the LOC104583720 gene encoding uncharacterized protein LOC104583720 isoform X1 produces MGSAFSSAVDAAVGLKEQGRAFGLQDGFNRLRFLHQLKLPFWDRQRPSDRWLAEYERKYPHLVTRGPFTPEQRNAYIARPHAHSALRHYNSNNPGAEFESVKPLMCARVGFRDGIWFHVNFLARRKGAPPDTPLEHFFAEIHYGCFDTPFVETCTILEKPLDRLKKKCAFCNGSFEILHPSEEEFICGKKRQKKEFYRTRNIVQREFYFSWP; encoded by the exons ATGGGATCTGCCTTCTCTTCCGCCGTCGACGCTGCAGTTGGCTTGAAGGAACAGGGGCGGGCCTTTGGCCTCCAGGATGGTTTCAATCGGCTGCGCTTCCTGCACCAGCTGAAACTTCCCTTCTGGGACCGGCAGCGCCCAAGCGATCGATGGTTGGCCGAGTACGAGCGCAAGTATCCTCACCTTGTTACCCGCGGCCCGTTCACACCAGA ACAGCGCAACGCCTACATCGCTCGCCCCCATGCCCACAGCGCCCTCCGCCACTACAATTCCAACAACCCG GGTGCAGAGTTCGAATCCGTCAAGCCTTTGATGTGTGCACGCGTTGGTTTCAGAGATGGGATTTGGTTCCATGTCAACTTTTTGGCTCGGAGGAAGGGTGCCCCACCTGATACGCCCTTGGAACACTTCTTCGCAGAAATTCACTATGGTTGCTTTGACACCCCTTTTGTTGAAACATGCACCATACTAg AAAAACCTCTGGACCGCTTAAAAAAGAAGTGTGCCTTTTGCAATGGAAGCTTTGAGATTTTGCACCCGAGCGAGGAAGAATTCATTTGTGGAAAGAAGCGCCAGAAAAAGGAGTTTTACCGTACGAGGAACATAGTTCAGAGGGAATTTTATTTCTCGTGgccataa
- the LOC100824095 gene encoding peptide-N4-(N-acetyl-beta-glucosaminyl)asparagine amidase A, translating into MGCHDELRGGSSAGDERGREGNACAGEQYDRIAALWLDGIELLRTTAAKSTPEGIAFHGTPAYISDTTSPSSSSCSSSSVDVDSPDPVPPTLPESYFQNLSDSHSRLMTIPSNTYQGVHVTPRARRVLVWWYPNPPDLYIQENNLTMARGNAVYREIVVSMDHHFASSFVPFPVIYTGGINPLYWHPVSALGAFDLPTYYIELTPFRGLLIDSKADEIGLSVVDGIAEWLVDANLHLWLDPGLSDVQASLGRYKTSRLSITCRYAYATQLLDKSFNIRTKRKSTFSGRVKSLLGNLMTEVEMELDEQPGRV; encoded by the exons ATGGGCTGCCACGACGAATTGAGAGGAGGCAGtagcgccggcgacgagcgcgGGAGGGAGGGAAACG CATGCGCCGGCGAACAGTACGACCGCATCGCCGCCCTTTGGCTCGACGGCATTGAGCTCCTCCGCACCACCGCCGCTAAGTCCACCCCGGAAGGCATCGCGTTCCACGGTACTCCGGCTTACATCTCCGACACAACTtcaccatcctcctcctcatgctcctcctcctctgttgACGTTGACAGCCCCGACCCCGTGCCACCGACACTGCCGGAGTCGTACTTCCAG AACTTGTCCGACTCGCACTCCAGGCTCATGACCATTCCGTCGAACACCTATCAAGGTGTTCATGTCACCCCACGCGCTCGACGAGTTCTGGTATGGTGGTACCCCAACCCACCGGACCTCTACATCCAGGAGAACAACCTCACCATGGCGCGGGGCAACGCCGTGTACCGCGAAATCGTGGTCAGCATGGACCACCACTTCGCCAGCTCCTTCGTGCCGTTCCCCGTCATCTACACGGGCGGCATCAACCCACTCTACTGGCATCCCGTGTCCGCGCTCGGCGCGTTCGACTTGCCGACCTACTACATCGAGCTCACCCCGTTCCGGGGCCTCCTCATCGACAGCAAGGCCGACGAGATTGGCCTTAGTGTGGTGGACGGCATCGCCGAGTGGCTCGTGGACGCCAACCTACACCTCTGGCTCGACCCGGGCTTGTCGGACGTGCAAGCGTCGCTGGGCCGGTACAAGACGTCGCGGTTGTCCATCACCTGCCGGTATGCGTACGCGACGCAGCTGCTAGACAAGAGCTTCAACATCCGTACCAAGAGGAAGTCCACCTTCAGCGGCCGGGTCAAATCCTTGCTCGGCAACTTGATGACCGAGGTGGAGATGGAGCTAGACGAGCAACCTGGTCGGGTTTAG
- the LOC100846836 gene encoding respiratory burst oxidase homolog protein E, translating into MWTPSRGSGSGRRSGGLRRIIDYLADDHTEASDNESFITAHSDEFLGAPAVPGVGVGGSMLPAFLADQCDLVEVMLELDEESMVVRSVTPTAGALYGPTALGGTSTPGSGRSLSLSRSSSTSSRIRKKFAWLRSPSPAPAPAPPELQREAAMAARERRRVQAARLNRSRSGAKRALKGLRFISRTTTGGGGSAEATALWAAVEARFDALASHDGLLARDDFGECIGMADSKEFAGGIFDALARRRRQNLERVTKEELHDFWLQISDQSFDARLQIFFDMVDTNVDGRITREEVQELIVLSASANKLAKLKEQAEEYALLIMEELDPEDLGYIELWQLEALLLQRDAYMSYSRPLSSGSGSLAQWSQNIPSGAGGSQQHPSLQPPPPAGGSRSSGISHGRLWTILRRAASRARVAAEEKWRRAWVVALWAAAMAALFAWKFAEYRRSVAFRVMGYCLPTAKGAAETLKLNMALVLLPVCRITLTWLRSSWARFFVPFDDSITFHKMIAAAIAMGICLHAGNHLACDFPRLIASSPGEYRLVLAAFFGEEKPTYRRLLSGVVGVTGVVMVLLMAVSFTLAASPLRTSSSSARGRRPLPFPLGHLSGFNAFWYSHHLLVVVYLLLLVHGWFMFLVPNWYQRTTWMYIAVPFVLHVGERTLRAFRSKAYAVKILKVCLLPGNVLTITMSKPYGFRYRSGQYIFLQCPTISPFEWHPFSITSAPGDDYISVHIQTRGDWTQELKRIFVENYFSPSVPRRSSFGELGGAEQKSPPRLLVDGPYGAPAQDFRNYDVLLLVGLGIGATPFISILRDLLNNIKLADELMDLAMETSRSDDSTNTFSVSTTSSNKKRAYRTSRAHFYWVTREPGSFEWFKGVMDEVAEMDKKGVIELHNYLTSVYEERDARTTLLSMVQALNHAKHGVDIVSGTRVRTHFARPNWKEEFTRIASKHPSSTVGVFYCGKPTLAKELKKLSLDMSHRTTTRFHFHKEYF; encoded by the exons ATGTGGACGCCGTCGCGGGGTTCGGGGAGCGGGCGGAGAAGCGGCGGGCTCCGGCGGATAATCGACTACCTCGCGGACGACCACACCGAGGCGTCCGACAATGAGTCCTTCATCACGGCGCACAGCGACGAGTTCCTTGGAGCGCCCGCCGTGCCCGGCGTCGGCGTGGGCGGCTCAATGCTGCCGGCGTTCCTCGCGGACCAGTGCGACCTGGTGGAGGTGATGCTGGAGCTGGACGAGGAGTCCATGGTGGTGCGCAGCGTCACGCCCACGGCCGGCGCGCTCTACGGGCCCACGGCGTTGGGGGGGACGAGCACGCCgggcagcggccgcagcctcAGCCTGAGCCGGTCCTCGTCCACGTCGTCAAGGATACGGAAGAAGTTCGCGTGGCTCCGGTCGccgtctccggctccggcgccagcgccgcccGAGCTGCAGCgggaggcggccatggcggcccgCGAGCGGCGCCGCGTCCAGGCGGCCCGGCTGAACCGGTCCAGGTCCGGCGCCAAGCGCGCGCTCAAGGGGCTCCGCTTCATCAGCCGCACGAccacgggcggcggaggctccGCCGAGGCCACCGCGCTCTGGGCTGCCGTCGAGGCGCGCTTCGACGCGCTCGCCTCCCACGACGGCCTCCTCGCCCGCGACGACTTCGGCGAGTGCATCG GGATGGCGGACTCGAAGGAGTTCGCGGGGGGAATCTTCGACGCgctggcgcggcggcggcggcagaacCTGGAGCGGGTCACCAAGGAGGAGCTGCACGACTTCTGGCTCCAAATCTCCGACCAGAGCTTCGACGCGCGCCTCCAAATCTTCTTCGACAT GGTGGACACCAACGTGGACGGGAGGATCACGAGGGAGGAAGTGCAGGAA CTGATCGTCCTGAGCGCGTCGGCGAACAAGCTGGCGAAGCTCAAGGAGCAGGCGGAGGAGTACGCGCTGCTCATCATGGAGGAGCTCGACCCGGAGGATCTGGGCTACATCGAG CTGTGGCAGCTGGAGGCGCTGCTCCTGCAGCGGGACGCGTACATGAGCTACAGCCGGCCGctcagcagcggcagcggcagcttggCCCAGTGGAGCCAGAACATCcccagcggcgccggcggctcaCAGCAGCATCCATCCCTtcagccgccaccgcccgcaGGAGGAAGCCGAAGCAGCGGCATTAGCCACGGGCGGCTGTGGACGATCCTCCGTCGAGCGGCGTCGCGAGcgcgggtggcggcggaggagaagtggcggcgggcgtgggTGGTGGCGCTgtgggcggcggccatggcggctcTGTTCGCGTGGAAGTTCGCCGAGTACCGGCGGTCGGTGGCGTTCCGGGTGATGGGCTACTGCCTGCCGACGGCCAAGGGCGCCGCCGAGACGCTCAAGCTCAACATGGCGCTCGTGCTGCTCCCCGTCTGCCGCATCACGCTCACCTGGCTCCGCTCCTCCTGGGCCAGATTCTTCGTCCCCTTCGACGACAGCATCACCTTCCACAAG ATGATAGCGGCGGCGATCGCGATGGGGATCTGCCTGCACGCGGGGAACCATCTGGCGTGCGACTTCCCGCGGCTGATCGCGTCGAGCCCGGGGGAGTACCGGCTGGTGCTGGCGGCCTTCTTCGGGGAGGAGAAGCCCACCTACAGGCGCCTGCTGTCGGGGGTGGTCGGGGTCACGGGGGTCGTCATGGTGCTGCTCATGGCCGTCTCCTTCACCCTGGCCGCGAGCCCGCTCCGgacctcgtcgtcctccgcacgcggccgccgcccgctgccgtTCCCGCTGGGGCACCTCTCCGGGTTCAACGCCTTCTGGTACTCCCACCAcctgctcgtcgtcgtctacctcctcctcctcgtccacggCTGGTTCATGTTCCTCGTCCCCAACTGGTACCAGAGGACG ACGTGGATGTACATCGCTGTGCCGTTTGTCCTCCACGTCGGCGAACGGACGTTACGCGCCTTCCGGTCGAAGGCTTACGCAGTTAAAATTCTAAAG GTGTGCCTTCTACCGGGGAATGTGTTGACCATTACAATGTCAAAACCCTATGGATTCAGATACAGAAGTGGACAGTATATTTTCCTTCAGTGTCCAACAATTTCTCCATTTGAATG GCACCCTTTCTCCATCACTTCAGCTCCTGGAGACGACTACATCAGTGTTCATATCCAAACCAGGGGGGATTGGACACAAGAGCTCAAGCGCATTTTTGTCGAGAACTACTTCTCCCCATCCGTGCCTAGAAGATCTTCATTTGGAGAGCTAGGCGGAGCTGAACAGAAGAG TCCTCCGAGGTTGCTTGTCGACGGCCCTTATGGTGCACCAGCGCAGGATTTCAGGAACTATGATGTTCTGCTTCTCGTCGGCCTAGGAATTGGTGCAACACCTTTCATAAGCATTCTAAGAGATCTGCTAAACAACATAAAGCTGGCTGATGAGCTGATG GATCTGGCAATGGAGACTAGCAGGTCTGACGACAGCACCAACACCTTCAGCGTGTCTACAacaagcagcaacaagaagagAGCATACCGGACGAGCCGCGCACACTTCTACTGGGTTACAAGGGAGCCTGGATCATTCGAATGGTTCAAGGGGGTGATGGATGAGGTTGCTGAAATGGACAAGAAG GGTGTCATAGAGTTGCACAACTACCTGACGAGTGTATACGAGGAGCGTGATGCAAGGACGACCCTGCTCTCAATGGTGCAAGCACTGAACCATGCTAAGCATGGTGTGGACATAGTATCAGGCACCAGG GTCAGAACACATTTTGCAAGGCCTAACTGGAAGGAAGAATTCACAAGAATCGCTTCAAAGCACCCTAGTTCTACAGTTG GGGTCTTTTACTGTGGGAAACCCACACTGGCCAAAGAACTGAAGAAACTATCACTTGACATGAGCCACAGAACAACGACTCGGTTCCATTTCCACAAGGAGTACTTCTGA
- the LOC100824403 gene encoding cyclin-dependent kinase C-3 yields the protein MTGEEAPLGALNLAEYAPAGARTVDCFKRIRKIGEGTYGEVFEAVDIITGERAALKKIKLDDGKEGFPRQILREIKLLKKLDHDNIIRLKEIVVSPGSAHVTGGSDDHMYRGDIYMVFEYMDHDMKKVLHHSIPSQVKVYMEQLLKGLHYCHVNNVLHRDIKGANLLISGDKLLKIADFGLARPFTRDGSFTNHVITLWYRPPELLLGATNYAEGVDIWSVGCIFAEFLLRKPLFPGRTEQEQLSKIFELCGYPNEENWPGASKLPLYKTIHPTTPTKRRLRDILKNFDCHAVELIDRMLILNPSQRISAQDALRATYFICYGEET from the exons ATGACCGGCGAGGAGGCGCCGCTGGGCGCACTCAACCTGGCCGAGTacgcccccgccggcgcccgcaCCGTCGACTGCTTCAAGCGCATCCGCAAGATTGGGGAGGGCACTTACGG CGAGGTATTTGAGGCTGTGGATATTATAACTGGGGAAAGAGCAGCACTTAAGAAAATCAAATTGGATGATGGCAAAGAAGGG TTTCCACGCCAAATCTTGCGTGAGATTAAACTATTAAAAAAGCTGGATCATGACAACATCATCAGATTGAAAGAGATCGTAGTTTCTCCTG GTTCTGCGCATGTAACAGGAGGGTCAG ATGATCACATGTACAGGGGGGATATATACATGGTTTTTGAATACATGGACCATGATATGAAGAAAGTCTTGCACCATAGTATCCCATCTCAAGTCAAG GTTTATATGGAGCAGCTTCTAAAAGGATTGCACTACTGCCATGTGAACAATGTACTTCATCGTGATATCAAAG GAGCTAATCTTCTAATAAGTGGTGATAAGCTGTTAAAGATCGCTGATTTTGGCCTTGCAAGACCATTTACTAGAGATGGAAGTTTTACAAACCATGTGATCACTCTATGGTACCG ACCCCCAGAGTTGCTTCTAGGTGCCACAAATTACGCTGAAGGTGTGGATATTTGGTCTGTTGGCTGCATATTTGCAGAATTTTTACTTAGGAAACCATTATTCCCAGGCAGAACTGAG CAAGAGCAGCTatcaaaaatatttgaactcTGTGGATACCCAAATGAAGAAAACTGGCCAGGAGCATCCAAGCTACCATTGTACAAGACTATTCATCCTACAACGCCGACTAAGAGACGCCTGCGGGATATACTTAAGAA CTTTGACTGCCATGCTGTGGAATTAATTGATCGCATGTTGATACTTAATCCTTCTCAG AGAATTTCTGCGCAGGATGCTCTTCGTGCGACCTATTTCATCTGTTATGGGGAAGAAACCTAG
- the LOC104584226 gene encoding ethylene-responsive transcription factor ERF017, whose amino-acid sequence MDAAGASRGEGSERRYKGVRLRKWGRWVSEIRMPNSRERIWLGSYESAEKAALAFDAAAVCLRGSRAGSLNFPECPPDVQYIPGSLPTPERIQAVAARHANSACPAPAARVVAASSNAGAASQEAPATARTSTSVDATGCDDMLDYWSFMDELPSSMPASSSTSAANADIVIPAMDDFMYGFSPPPRPAGEAAEDVIDDHGDDGHTFLSALWKF is encoded by the coding sequence ATGGATGCCGCCGGTGCGAGCCGCGGCGAGGGCTCGGAGAGGCGCTACAAGGGCGTGCGGCTCCGGAAATGGGGCCGGTGGGTGTCGGAGATCCGCATGCCCAACAGCCGCGAGAGGATATGGCTCGGCTCCTACGAGTCCGCCGAGAAGGCCGCGCTGGCGTTCGACGCGGCCGCCGTCTGCCTCCGCGGCTCCCGCGCCGGCTCGCTCAACTTCCCGGAGTGCCCTCCGGACGTCCAGTACATCCCCGGCTCGCTGCCGACGCCTGAGCGCATCCAGGCCGTGGCCGCAAGGCACGCCAACTCTGCGtgtccggctccggcggccagggtAGTGGCGGCGAGCAGTAATGCTGGGGCGGCGTCGCAGGAAGCGCCGGCCACGGCACGGACGAGCACGAGCGTGGATGCTACTGGATGCGACGACATGCTTGATTACTGGTCGTTCATGGACGAGTTGCCCTCGTCGATGCcagcgtcgtcgtcgacgtcTGCGGCCAATGCCGACATCGTTATTCCGGCCATGGATGATTTCATGTACGGTttctcgccaccgccgcggcctgcgggagaggcggcggaggatgtGATCGATGACCATGGAGATGACGGTCATACATTTTTGTCTGCCCTTTGGAAGTTCTGA